In the genome of Thermoanaerobacterales bacterium, the window ATGAACTCTTCCGGCTCCGCTTTCAGATGGCTACCGGACAGCTTGATAACCCGATGCGGCTGAAGGACGTGCGGCGTCGGATCGCCCGGCTGCGGACCATCATCCGGGAAAGAGAGCTTAACATCAAGCGCGCGTAAGGAGGGAAGAGACGGTGGAACGTGCCAACCGCAAGACGCGTACCGGCGTCGTGGTCAGCAATAAGATGGATAAATCGGTCGTCGTGGCCGTCGAGACCCTGGTGCGCCATCCCCTGTACGGACGGATCATGCGCCGCACCCGGAAGTTCATGGCCCACGATGAGGAGAACCAGTGCCGCGTGGGCGACAAGGTCAGAATCATGGAGACCCGGCCC includes:
- the rpmC gene encoding 50S ribosomal protein L29, whose protein sequence is ELFRLRFQMATGQLDNPMRLKDVRRRIARLRTIIRERELNIKRA
- the rpsQ gene encoding 30S ribosomal protein S17 encodes the protein MERANRKTRTGVVVSNKMDKSVVVAVETLVRHPLYGRIMRRTRKFMAHDEENQCRVGDKVRIMETRPLSSRKRWRVTEVLERAKA